The Candidatus Zixiibacteriota bacterium genome contains a region encoding:
- the lysS gene encoding lysine--tRNA ligase, translated as MGIDYYGVRLGKLEEWMKRFPPRYPEKYDKTHFCTELKNVPDGTDNVSTAGRIIAFRVMGKLTFAHIQDHTGKVQFALNARNIEADLYKFLVKHLDVGDYIGIKGVMFTTQKGERTLNVKECRLLAKALRSLPEKWHGLIDREQQARQRYLDLISNRETMERFAKRNEILRFMRRYLDEHGFFEVETPILQVASSGASARPFVTHHNALDLPLYLRIAPETYLKRLMVGGYERVYEIGKCFRNEGIDPSHLQEFTMLEYYVAYWNYRDNMKFIREMIQAMVKQTTGSLEIEYQGEKIDFSGEWQEITYRDLVLRDTGIDLDTITTLEQLKEEVKKRNLDIELDKHVGQGSLIDSLYKKYSRPKLIQPTFLTMHPSILVPLARQTDDNPDRLDMFQVVINSWELVKAYSELVDPIEQKNRLLDQKELAARGDDEAMMLEEDYIICMEYGMPPMSGLGLGIDRMVALLTDSKNIRDVIYFPSLKPIEQSEIELEEKESEPGGN; from the coding sequence ATGGGAATAGATTATTACGGTGTCCGCCTGGGAAAACTGGAAGAATGGATGAAAAGGTTTCCCCCGCGTTACCCGGAAAAATACGATAAGACACACTTCTGTACCGAGTTGAAAAATGTCCCCGATGGAACCGACAATGTTTCCACGGCCGGGCGGATTATCGCCTTTCGGGTGATGGGTAAACTGACTTTTGCCCATATCCAGGATCACACCGGAAAAGTCCAGTTCGCTCTCAATGCCAGAAATATCGAGGCCGACCTGTATAAATTCCTGGTCAAGCATCTCGACGTCGGCGATTATATCGGGATCAAGGGGGTGATGTTTACCACCCAAAAAGGCGAACGAACCCTCAATGTCAAAGAATGCCGCCTGCTGGCTAAGGCCCTGCGCTCGCTTCCGGAAAAATGGCACGGTTTGATAGATCGGGAACAGCAGGCCCGCCAGCGTTATCTCGACCTGATCTCCAATCGCGAAACCATGGAACGGTTCGCCAAACGAAATGAGATTCTCCGGTTCATGCGCCGTTATCTCGATGAGCATGGTTTTTTCGAAGTGGAAACCCCTATTCTGCAGGTGGCCTCCTCCGGTGCCTCGGCCCGACCCTTTGTCACCCATCATAACGCTCTTGATCTCCCGCTGTACCTGCGAATCGCCCCGGAGACTTATCTCAAACGGTTGATGGTCGGCGGTTATGAGCGAGTGTACGAAATCGGGAAGTGTTTCCGCAACGAGGGTATCGACCCATCGCACCTCCAGGAATTCACTATGCTGGAATATTACGTCGCCTACTGGAATTACCGTGATAACATGAAATTCATCCGGGAAATGATCCAGGCGATGGTCAAACAGACTACCGGGTCGCTCGAAATAGAATACCAGGGCGAAAAGATCGATTTCTCCGGTGAATGGCAGGAAATTACCTACCGCGATCTGGTCCTTCGCGATACCGGAATCGACCTGGATACTATTACAACCCTGGAGCAATTGAAAGAGGAAGTTAAAAAGCGAAATCTCGATATCGAACTGGACAAACATGTCGGCCAGGGATCGCTGATCGATTCGCTGTATAAAAAATACAGCCGCCCCAAATTAATCCAGCCTACCTTCCTGACCATGCATCCCAGCATCCTGGTCCCGCTGGCCCGCCAAACGGATGATAATCCGGACCGGCTGGATATGTTCCAGGTGGTGATAAATTCATGGGAGCTGGTTAAAGCCTATTCGGAGTTGGTCGACCCGATCGAGCAAAAGAACCGCCTGCTCGATCAAAAGGAACTGGCCGCCCGGGGCGATGATGAAGCGATGATGCTCGAGGAAGATTATATAATCTGCATGGAATACGGGATGCCGCCGATGTCCGGCCTGGGACTGGGTATTGACCGGATGGTGGCGCTTTTGACCGACAGTAAGAACATCCGCGATGTCATCTACTTCCCGTCACTCAAACCGATCGAACAATCGGAAATCGAACTGGAAGAAAAGGAATCCGAACCGGGCGGTAATTGA
- a CDS encoding FMN-binding glutamate synthase family protein — translation MSFTRVNASAATLTKNRTEDSVVPNSGMCVTCVDGCIGMCEIGKSAYRGHEVIYPQPFGVITTAGEKNYPVDYSHFNIMGTAVGAHGIEEDSDKAIFPNVKLEVMIGHDKGVKFRLPWIIPGIGSTDVAKNNWEGLAIGSALAGTGLTIGENVVGMDPESKFNGNGRVIDTVDLKRRVKLYQDHQRDGYGATIVQANIEDTRLGTQEYAIEKLGVHCVELKWGQGAKNIGGEVKIKDLKKAQLLYQRGYVVLPNPTNPEVIQAFENGAFKEFERHSRVGMVTEESFAQRVGELRAAGAKYVFLKTGAYRPSDLARAIKFASKYNIDLLTVDGAGGGTGMSPWRMMNEWGIPPVELHSMLYEYTKRLHDRGEYVPPLVLAGGFTFEDQIFKGLALGAPFVKMIGMARSPIAAAMVGKTIGNAINAHQLPVYVERFGSTIDEIFVTAADLRHELGNNEFAKIPAGAIGLYTYYERLAQGLRQLMAGARKFSLEHMTRDDLCALTKEAAERSGITYVMDVDRAEAVSILDAD, via the coding sequence ATGTCATTTACGCGTGTGAATGCTTCGGCGGCAACCCTGACCAAAAACAGAACCGAGGATTCGGTTGTCCCCAATTCCGGCATGTGTGTTACCTGCGTGGACGGGTGTATCGGGATGTGTGAAATCGGTAAATCGGCCTATCGCGGTCATGAAGTTATCTACCCCCAGCCATTCGGCGTTATCACTACCGCCGGGGAGAAAAATTACCCGGTTGATTATTCTCATTTCAATATCATGGGAACCGCCGTCGGCGCTCATGGTATCGAAGAGGACAGCGATAAGGCCATTTTCCCCAATGTCAAGCTTGAGGTTATGATCGGGCACGATAAGGGCGTCAAATTCCGTTTACCCTGGATCATCCCCGGAATCGGATCAACCGATGTGGCCAAAAATAACTGGGAAGGTCTGGCCATCGGGTCCGCCCTGGCAGGAACCGGTCTGACAATCGGCGAGAATGTCGTCGGTATGGACCCGGAATCAAAATTCAACGGCAACGGCCGCGTAATCGATACGGTCGATCTTAAACGCCGGGTTAAATTGTACCAGGATCATCAGCGCGACGGCTACGGGGCCACTATCGTTCAGGCCAATATCGAGGATACCCGCCTGGGTACCCAGGAATACGCCATCGAGAAATTGGGTGTCCATTGTGTCGAATTAAAATGGGGCCAGGGCGCCAAAAATATCGGCGGCGAAGTCAAGATCAAGGACCTCAAAAAAGCCCAACTGCTTTATCAGCGCGGCTATGTGGTCCTGCCCAATCCGACCAATCCCGAAGTCATTCAGGCCTTTGAGAATGGCGCTTTTAAGGAGTTCGAGCGTCACTCCCGGGTCGGCATGGTGACCGAGGAATCTTTTGCCCAGCGGGTGGGTGAACTTCGGGCCGCCGGCGCCAAGTATGTTTTCCTGAAAACCGGCGCGTACCGTCCCTCGGATCTGGCCCGGGCCATAAAGTTCGCCTCGAAATACAACATCGACCTGCTCACCGTGGACGGTGCCGGGGGCGGAACCGGAATGAGCCCGTGGCGCATGATGAATGAATGGGGTATCCCGCCAGTGGAACTTCACTCGATGCTTTACGAATATACCAAAAGGCTCCACGACCGTGGCGAATATGTCCCGCCGCTGGTTCTGGCCGGTGGGTTCACGTTCGAGGATCAGATTTTCAAGGGCCTCGCCCTGGGCGCTCCGTTCGTAAAAATGATCGGTATGGCGCGTTCGCCGATTGCCGCCGCCATGGTCGGCAAAACCATCGGCAATGCTATCAATGCCCATCAACTCCCGGTTTACGTGGAACGGTTCGGAAGCACCATCGACGAGATTTTCGTCACCGCCGCCGATCTTCGTCATGAACTGGGTAACAATGAATTCGCGAAAATCCCGGCCGGTGCGATCGGTCTTTATACCTACTATGAACGCCTGGCCCAGGGTCTTCGCCAGTTGATGGCCGGAGCCCGGAAATTCTCGCTGGAACATATGACCCGCGACGATCTCTGCGCTCTTACCAAAGAGGCCGCCGAAAGAAGCGGGATTACCTACGTTATGGATGTTGACAGGGCCGAGGCGGTCAGTATCCTCGATGCCGATTAA
- a CDS encoding (2Fe-2S)-binding protein: protein MINLTINGVKLAVEEGTTLLEAAQFLGFPIPTLCHMEGLTPYGACRLCVVEIGDPPNSRLVTSCTYPAQEGLKVRTASTRVVKARRMILELLLASCPQSKTIQDLASAHAIKQQRFRQEYEDCILCGRCVRMCQEQMMAGAIGFRGRGENRSLGTPFDIKSDVCRLCGGCIYVCPACELRCTFTEPEKAICGGCANLAPPCLEKEKFDDMMCYMKPCVACEIRKD, encoded by the coding sequence ATGATTAATTTAACCATAAACGGAGTCAAGCTCGCCGTCGAAGAGGGCACCACCCTGCTCGAGGCGGCCCAGTTTCTGGGTTTCCCTATTCCGACTCTCTGCCATATGGAAGGATTGACGCCCTACGGTGCCTGCCGCCTCTGCGTGGTGGAAATAGGTGATCCGCCCAACTCGCGGCTGGTGACATCATGTACTTATCCGGCCCAGGAGGGTCTTAAGGTCCGAACCGCATCGACGCGCGTTGTTAAAGCCCGCCGGATGATTCTGGAACTTCTGCTGGCCTCCTGCCCGCAGTCCAAGACCATTCAGGATCTGGCCTCGGCCCACGCAATCAAACAACAGCGTTTTCGCCAGGAGTATGAGGATTGCATCCTTTGCGGGCGATGCGTGAGGATGTGTCAGGAACAAATGATGGCCGGTGCCATCGGCTTCCGGGGTCGCGGGGAAAACCGTTCCCTGGGAACGCCGTTCGACATCAAATCCGATGTCTGCCGGTTGTGCGGTGGATGTATCTATGTCTGCCCGGCCTGCGAACTCCGGTGCACCTTCACCGAACCGGAAAAAGCCATTTGCGGCGGTTGCGCTAACCTGGCCCCGCCTTGCCTGGAAAAAGAGAAATTTGACGACATGATGTGCTATATGAAACCGTGTGTCGCTTGTGAAATAAGAAAAGATTGA